The genomic stretch TATAATCAAGAACAAGCCCATGTTTATGCCTGTCCTCTGGAATATGCCCTATGCCGCTTAATGTTTTTTTTCTTATAGATAAATTGGTAATATCTTTGCCGTTTAATGTAACAGTACCGCTTGACATCTCCATAAGACCAGTAAGAGCATATATAAGCTCACTTTGTCCATTTCCATCAATACCAGCAATGCATACTATCTCCCCTGCATGCACATCAAAAGAAACATTTTTTACTATATTTTTTTCGCTTTTATTGTGATGAGATTTAACATTTAAATTTTTTACAGAAAGTATTATATCTTTAGGCTTAGCCTCAGTTTTTTCTACTACTAAAGATACCTTTCTTCCCACCATCATTTCTGACATCTCTTCTTTAGTAGTGCTTTTTACATCAATAGTGCCTATATATTTACCCTTACGAAGAACAGAACATCTATCAGCAGCCTCTTTAATCTCATTTAATTTATGGGTAATAAATAGTATAGATTTACCTTCTTTTACCAATGATTTCATTATCTTCATAAGCTCTTCAATCTCATTGGGCGTAAGTACAGCAGTAGGCTCATCAAAAATAAGTATATTATTATTTCTGTATAGCATTTTTAATATTTCTACCCTCTGCTGCATACCTACAGTTAAATCACTTATAAGAGAGTCCGGATAAATTTCAAGCCCGTAAGTTTTGCTTAACTCCATTACTTTTTTTCTCGCATCATCAACCTGAAGTATTCCATGCTTAACAGTTTCAACGCCAAGCATAATATTTTCCAAAGCAGTAAAATTATGTACTAATTTAAAATGCTGATGCACCATACCAATACCTAATTCATTTGCCGTATTAGGATTATCAATATTTACTTCCTTGCCATTAACTTTGATAATACCCTCTTCCTGTTTATAAAGCCCGAATAATACGCTCATCAAAGTGGATTTGCCAGCCCCATTTTCTCCAAGCAGAGCATGTATTTCCCCGCGTTTTAATTGTATAGTAATATTATCATTAGCTACTATTCCTTTAAAACGTTTTGTAA from Brachyspira murdochii DSM 12563 encodes the following:
- a CDS encoding ABC transporter ATP-binding protein, which translates into the protein MENSEYVVEMLNITKRFKGIVANDNITIQLKRGEIHALLGENGAGKSTLMSVLFGLYKQEEGIIKVNGKEVNIDNPNTANELGIGMVHQHFKLVHNFTALENIMLGVETVKHGILQVDDARKKVMELSKTYGLEIYPDSLISDLTVGMQQRVEILKMLYRNNNILIFDEPTAVLTPNEIEELMKIMKSLVKEGKSILFITHKLNEIKEAADRCSVLRKGKYIGTIDVKSTTKEEMSEMMVGRKVSLVVEKTEAKPKDIILSVKNLNVKSHHNKSEKNIVKNVSFDVHAGEIVCIAGIDGNGQSELIYALTGLMEMSSGTVTLNGKDITNLSIRKKTLSGIGHIPEDRHKHGLVLDYTLAENTILQTYFTDRFQKNGFLKFKEIDNYADGLIKRFDIRSAEGSKTIARSMSGGNQQKVIIAREIDRNPDLLIAVQPTRGLDVGAIEYIHKELISQRDNGKAVLLVSLELDEVMNLSDRILVIYEGEIVANVLNKDLTINELGLYMAGSKRSA